In Helianthus annuus cultivar XRQ/B chromosome 8, HanXRQr2.0-SUNRISE, whole genome shotgun sequence, a single genomic region encodes these proteins:
- the LOC110872635 gene encoding protein DA1-related 2 → MSSSGNVRHLSQPCVNGDVFSSHAERKSRFMKWMRSFFKGGSQSNRGSVNGGNPSPQFIGDGSMVSRAPVRSLDNRSRSDKEKEELDRAIALSLAEGLKKPNGYGWQPRNNEDLPKSHPDDFDPPYPSYAPNEYNPMGYRVCGGCHREIGYDSYLGCMGTYYHPECFRCHACGHPITELEFSLSGNESYHKSCFKDLTHPKCEVCFQYIPTNVDGLIEYRCHPFWSQRYCPAHEHDNTARCCSCERLESVNVRYISLGDGRSLCLECMESSIMDTGDCQPLYHSIRDFYEGMNMRLDQQIPMLLVERHALNDAIVKDKNGFHHLPETRGLCLSEELTIASVLKRPRIGGNRFVGMRTRHQKLTRRCEVTAILVLYGLPRLLTGSILAHELMHGWLRLNGYRNLNPEVEEGICQVLAYMWLESEIMPGLKNMPSTSSSGSKKGGKSRADNKLGEFFMHQIHNDASPAYGGGFRAANTAVNKYGLRRTLDHIRLTGSFPV, encoded by the exons ATGTCGTCTTCTGGGAATGTTAGACATCTCTCTCAGCCTTGTGTTAATG GAGACGTTTTTTCTTCACACGCAGAGAGGAAATCCCGGTTTATGAAATGGATGCGTAGTTTTTTCAAAGGTGGGTCGCAGTCGAATCGTGGGTCGGTTAATGGTGGTAATCCTTCCCCTCAGTTTATTGGAGACGGAAGTATGGTATCGCGTGCTCCTGTTAGATCTTTG GATAATCGCTCAAGGAGTGATAAAGAGAAGGAAGAATTAGATCGCGCAATTGCACTTTCTTTGGCCGAAGGGTTGAAGAAACCAAATG GATACGGGTGGCAACCAAGGAATAACGAAgatcttccaaaatctcatccagaTGACTTTGATCCACCATACCCTTCATACGCACCTAATGAATATAATCCCATGGGGTATAG AGTATGTGGCGGCTGCCACCGTGAAATCGGTTATGACAGTTATTTGGGATGCATGGGTACCTATTATCATCCAGAGTGCTTTCGTTGTCATGCTTGTGGTCACCCGATCACTGAACTTGAG TTCTCGTTATCAGGGAATGAGTCCTACCATAAGTCCTGCTTCAAAGACTTGACTCATCCCAAATGTGAAGTCTGCTTTCAATAC ATTCCCACAAACGTAGACGGGTTGATTGAGTACCGATGCCACCCGTTTTGGTCGCAGAGGTATTGTCCTGCTCACGAGCATGATAATACCGCTCGATGTTGTAGTTGTGAACGATTGGAG TCTGTGAATGTTCGGTACATCTCGTTAGGAGATGGAAGGAGTTTATGCTTGGAATGCATGGAATCTTCAATAATGGATACAGGCGACTGCCAACCGCTTTACCACTCCATTAGAGATTTCTACGAGGGAATGAACATGAGACTCGATCAACAAATTCCCATGCTTCTTGTTGAAAGACACGCCCTTAACGATGCGATTGTTAAGGACAAAAAC GGGTTCCATCATTTGCCTGAGACAAGGGGCTTATGCCTTTCTGAAGAGCTGACCATTGCAAGT gTACTGAAAAGGCCAAGAATCGGTGGCAATCGGTTTGTTGGAATGAGAACTCGGCATCAGAAACTTACGCGTAGATGTGAAGTTACCGCCATTCTTGTTTTATATGGTCTTCCAAG GTTGCTAACCGGATCCATTCTCGCTCATGAGCTAATGCATGGCTGGTTACGTCTTAACG GTTACAGGAACCTGAATCCTGAGGTAGAAGAAGGTATCTGTCAAGTGCTTGCATATATGTGGCTAGAATCTGAGATCATGCCCGGATTAAAAAACATGCCATCAACATCATCATCCGGCTCAAAAAAAGGTGGGAAATCAAGGGCTGACAATAAATTAGGTGAATTTTTCATGCATCAGATACATAACGATGCATCACCAGCATATGGAGGAGGTTTTAGAGCTGCTAACACAGCTGTTAATAAATATGGTTTACGAAGAACGCTGGATCACATTCGTCTCACGGGAAGCTTCCCTGTGTGA
- the LOC110872636 gene encoding ras-related protein Rab2BV: protein MAYKVDHGYDYLFKIVLIGDSGVGKSNILSRFTRNEFCLESKSTIGVEFATRTLQVEGKIVKAQIWDTAGQERYRAITSAYYRGAVGALLIYDITKAQSFENVKRWLRELRDHADSNIVIMLAGNKADLSHHRAVQETDGQKLAEQEGLVFLETSAFEAYNVEKAFQMILLDIYKIVSKKALAAQEAASASVPVPSNTTAIKVGDYDNNSQRKCCSS from the exons ATGGCATATAAGGTGGATCATGGGTATGATTACTTGTTTAAGATAGTACTAATCGGGGATTCTGGAGTCGGAAAATCAAACATTCTTTCTAGGTTTACCCGAAATGAATTTTGTCTGGAATCTAAATCCACCATTGGTGTCGAATTCGCTACAAGGACTCTTCAG GTCGAGGGTAAAATAGTAAAAGCCCAAATATGGGACACTGCGGGTCAAGAGAGGTACCGAGCGATCACAAGCGCGTATTACCGAGGAGCAGTGGGCGCGCTCTTGATATACGACATAACAAAGGCGCAGTCATTCGAAAACGTGAAAAGGTGGCTAAGGGAACTTAGGGACCATGCAGACTCCAACATTGTGATCATGTTAGCCGGAAACAAGGCCGATTTAAGCCATCATCGAGCCGTCCAAGAAACTGATGGTCAAAAGTTAGCCGAACAAGAAGGGCTAGTGTTCCTAGAGACGTCTGCATTCGAAGCGTATAACGTTGAAAAGGCGTTTCAGATGATATTGTTGGACATATACAAGATAGTAAGTAAGAAAGCCTTGGCTGCTCAAGAAGCTGCATCTGCTTCTGTTCCTGTTCCTAGCAATACAACTGCCATAAAAGTTGGTGATTATGATAACAACTCTCAAAGGAAATGTTGTTCTAGTTag